The proteins below come from a single Micropterus dolomieu isolate WLL.071019.BEF.003 ecotype Adirondacks linkage group LG05, ASM2129224v1, whole genome shotgun sequence genomic window:
- the htr2b gene encoding 5-hydroxytryptamine receptor 2B isoform X2 — MSQAVVAPLEGNSSQSAEDPGDQLQWASLLIIMVIIPTIGGNILVILAVSLERKLQNATNYFLMSLAVADLLVGLLVMPIALLTVLFSIAIPVPIKGLKNYHLLKNITFSNDTCLLKPDTFQEFIMFGSLVAFFIPLTIMLVIYLLTVQVLRKKVYLLRSKVTQRFSYPTISTVFQREHVVISPEVEQLNMLDNRLHRMQEKPNGGTTNSPTGDEMSFRRMSTMGKKSMQTLSNEQRASKVLGIVFLLFVVMWCPFFITNITSVLCASCDAVITRLMEIFVWVGYVSSGINPLVYTLFNKTFRQAFTRYITCNYKNCASHGPGRLSRTSNADRTLTRISFRSSMAENSKLFMKRGMKNGIGSVSYQSPLRYRQAPVQSPSGVVLDTMLLTENDGGKQEEHVSCV; from the exons ATGTCTCAAGCAGTCGTGGCTCCACTCGAGGGGAACAGCTCACAGTCAGCAGAAGATCCAGGGGATCAGCTGCAATGGGCTTCCCTGCTTATTATCATGGTCATCATCCCCACTATCGGAGGAAACATCCTGGTCATTCTTGCAGTGTCACTCGAAAGGAAGCTGCAGAATGCCACCAACTACTTTCTGATGTCGCTTGCCGTGGCTGATCTGCTGGTGGGACTCCTAGTGATGCCGATTGCCCTCCTCACTGTTCTCTTCA GTATCGCAATCCCGGTTCCAATAAAGGGGCTTAAGAACTACCACCTTCTCAAAAACATCACCTTTAGTAATGACACATGCCTGCTGAAACCAGACACCTTCCAGGAGTTTATCATGTTTGGCTCTTTGGTGGCATTCTTCATCCCTCTGACCATCATGTTGGTCATCTACCTACTTACTGTCCAGGTGTTGCgcaaaaaggtttatttgctcAGGTCAAAGGTGACTCAGCGCTTTAGCTACCCAACAATCTCCACAGTTTTCCAAAGGGAACATGTTGTGATTTCACCTGAAGTTGAGCAACTTAACATGCTGGACAACAGACTTCACAGGATGCAAGAAAAACCAAATGGAGGCACAACGAACTCTCCTACAGGAGATGAAATGTCCTTTCGGAGAATGTCAACAATGGGCAAGAAGTCAATGCAGACTCTGAGTAATGAGCAGCGTGCCTCAAAAGTGCTAGGCATCGTCTTCCTCCTGTTTGTAGTCATGTGGTGCCCTTTCTTCATAACTAATATTACCTCTGTGCTATGCGCCAGCTGTGATGCTGTAATCACTCGCCTCATGGAGATCTTTGTTTGGGTGGGTTATGTGTCATCTGGTATCAACCCGCTGGTTTACACCCTTTTCAACAAAACCTTCAGGCAAGCATTCACGCGTTACATCACATGTAATTACAAAAACTGTGCGAGTCATGGGCCAGGAAGGCTTTCAAGGACATCAAATGCAGACCGGACCCTTACACGGATTTCATTCAGATCTTCCATGGCAGAAAACTCTAAACTGTTCATGAAAAGGGGAATGAAGAATGGTATTGGATCAGTTAGTTACCAAAGTCCACTGAGGTACAGGCAAGCACCTGTACAATCACCCAGTGGTGTTGTGTTGGACACAATGCTTCTGACAGAAAATGACGGGGGTAAGCAGGAGGAACACGTTAGTTGCGTATAG
- the htr2b gene encoding 5-hydroxytryptamine receptor 2B isoform X1, giving the protein MSQAVVAPLEGNSSQSAEDPGDQLQWASLLIIMVIIPTIGGNILVILAVSLERKLQNATNYFLMSLAVADLLVGLLVMPIALLTVLFNSKWPLPDPLCPIWLFLDVLFSTASIMHLCAISLDRYIAIKKPIQHSQYKSRAKAMVKIALVWLISICIAIPVPIKGLKNYHLLKNITFSNDTCLLKPDTFQEFIMFGSLVAFFIPLTIMLVIYLLTVQVLRKKVYLLRSKVTQRFSYPTISTVFQREHVVISPEVEQLNMLDNRLHRMQEKPNGGTTNSPTGDEMSFRRMSTMGKKSMQTLSNEQRASKVLGIVFLLFVVMWCPFFITNITSVLCASCDAVITRLMEIFVWVGYVSSGINPLVYTLFNKTFRQAFTRYITCNYKNCASHGPGRLSRTSNADRTLTRISFRSSMAENSKLFMKRGMKNGIGSVSYQSPLRYRQAPVQSPSGVVLDTMLLTENDGGKQEEHVSCV; this is encoded by the exons ATGTCTCAAGCAGTCGTGGCTCCACTCGAGGGGAACAGCTCACAGTCAGCAGAAGATCCAGGGGATCAGCTGCAATGGGCTTCCCTGCTTATTATCATGGTCATCATCCCCACTATCGGAGGAAACATCCTGGTCATTCTTGCAGTGTCACTCGAAAGGAAGCTGCAGAATGCCACCAACTACTTTCTGATGTCGCTTGCCGTGGCTGATCTGCTGGTGGGACTCCTAGTGATGCCGATTGCCCTCCTCACTGTTCTCTTCA ACTCTAAATGGCCCCTTCCGGACCCCCTCTGCCCCATTTGGCTGTTCCTTGATGTGCTCTTTTCTACCGCATCCATCATGCACCTATGCGCCATTTCACTGGATCGCTACATTGCCATTAAGAAGCCAATCCAACACAGCCAGTACAAATCCAGAGCCAAAGCAATGGTGAAGATTGCACTGGTGTGGCTCATATCCATTT GTATCGCAATCCCGGTTCCAATAAAGGGGCTTAAGAACTACCACCTTCTCAAAAACATCACCTTTAGTAATGACACATGCCTGCTGAAACCAGACACCTTCCAGGAGTTTATCATGTTTGGCTCTTTGGTGGCATTCTTCATCCCTCTGACCATCATGTTGGTCATCTACCTACTTACTGTCCAGGTGTTGCgcaaaaaggtttatttgctcAGGTCAAAGGTGACTCAGCGCTTTAGCTACCCAACAATCTCCACAGTTTTCCAAAGGGAACATGTTGTGATTTCACCTGAAGTTGAGCAACTTAACATGCTGGACAACAGACTTCACAGGATGCAAGAAAAACCAAATGGAGGCACAACGAACTCTCCTACAGGAGATGAAATGTCCTTTCGGAGAATGTCAACAATGGGCAAGAAGTCAATGCAGACTCTGAGTAATGAGCAGCGTGCCTCAAAAGTGCTAGGCATCGTCTTCCTCCTGTTTGTAGTCATGTGGTGCCCTTTCTTCATAACTAATATTACCTCTGTGCTATGCGCCAGCTGTGATGCTGTAATCACTCGCCTCATGGAGATCTTTGTTTGGGTGGGTTATGTGTCATCTGGTATCAACCCGCTGGTTTACACCCTTTTCAACAAAACCTTCAGGCAAGCATTCACGCGTTACATCACATGTAATTACAAAAACTGTGCGAGTCATGGGCCAGGAAGGCTTTCAAGGACATCAAATGCAGACCGGACCCTTACACGGATTTCATTCAGATCTTCCATGGCAGAAAACTCTAAACTGTTCATGAAAAGGGGAATGAAGAATGGTATTGGATCAGTTAGTTACCAAAGTCCACTGAGGTACAGGCAAGCACCTGTACAATCACCCAGTGGTGTTGTGTTGGACACAATGCTTCTGACAGAAAATGACGGGGGTAAGCAGGAGGAACACGTTAGTTGCGTATAG
- the LOC123971711 gene encoding uncharacterized protein LOC123971711, with translation MADPASTEDTLPEEEKEFEGIIALIGGKERIYVVSDACESKDVDGGDAGILQEFVRDMFPDSLANSNGHYYHSSPPSSHGDTASATARPMDLDLSACPMGTDRENEKEKQPSRIGNVQRTATRRANIYSLKRTIDSPIIIFIFRQTFLSKNSNELCLKAILKDVKARTKRARIARPALIGLIRTRQESAETRQCAQLLERLIRSVFHKHSPETIWVGCFIPKTEDKMLSIKKNACKVIYSSQTADNTRDRGNPLFWPFQCLFWPQRRGARGQANNSSTSRQRGDTGCVEESIPLKINSMSAGPPVESAGGDS, from the exons ATGGCAGACCCGGCCTCAACGGAGGACACGCTGCCCGAGGAGGAGAAGGAGTTTGAGGGGATCATAGCTTTGATCGGAGGTAAAGAGAGGATTTATGTGGTGAGCGATGCATGTGAAAGTAAGGACGTGGACGGGGGCGATGCTGGAATATTGCAGGAGTTCGTCCGTGACATGTTTCCTGACAGCCTGGCGAACAGTAACGGACATTATTACCACTCCTCTCCTCCAAGCAGCCACGGTGATACTGCAAGTGCAACGGCGAGGCCCATGGATTTAGATTTGAGCGCTTGTCCGATGGGAACCGACAGGGAGAACGAAAAGGAGAAGCAGCCGTCGCGCATTGGGAACGTTCAGAGAACAGCAACGAGGAGGGCAAACATTTACAGCCTAAAGCGAACCATAGACTCTCCTATCATCATTTTCATCTTCAGACAGACTTTTCTAAGCAAAAATTCCAACGAACTGTGCCTTAAAGCGATACTGAAGGACGTAAAGGCACGTACGAAACGTGCCAGGATCGCCCGACCAGCTCTGATTGGATTAATACGCACCAGACAGGAGAGTGCCGAGACGCGTCAGTGTGCGCAACTCCTGGAGCGACTCATCCGGTCAGTGTTCCACAAACATTCACCGGAGACAATATGGGTCGGCTGTTTCATCCCgaagacagaagacaaaatgCTGAGCATCAAGAAAAACGCCTGCAAAGTTATATACTCATCTCAAACAGCAG ATAATACCAGGGATAGAGGGAACCCGCTTTTCTGGCCATTCCAATGTTTGTTCTGGCCTCAGAGAAGAGGAGCCAGAGGCCAGGCCAACAACTCCTCAACCAGCAGGCAAAGAG GTGACACTGGTTGTGTTGAGGAAAGCATCCCTCTGAAAATCAATTCGATGTCTGCTGGACCTCCTGTTGAATCAGCTGGTGGAGACAGCTGA